A region of the Actinomycetes bacterium genome:
TGGCTCGGGTCGGTCGACCACGAGCTGCGCGACGAGTTCGCCTACCCGATCCTGGCCACCTGGATCGAACGCGGCGAGTACGCCCCGGACGAGCTGCGCGCCATGGCCCGGCGCATGGTCGGCAACCTGGAGGTGGGCCTCGGCGAGGACGGGACCGACTCGGTGTTCCTGCGCACGTTCTCGACCCTGATCCTCATGGAGCTGGTCGCCTACGACAACGCCCACCCCTTCCTCGACGAGGACGAGGTGCTCGAGCTGCTGGACAGCGGCCTGTCCTACCTGCGCCGGGAGCGGGACCTGCGCGGGTACGTGCAGGGTCCCGGCTGGGCGCACGCCGTCGCCCACACCGCCGACCTGCTCATGATGCTCGCCCGCAGCCGGCACGCCGACGCCCGCGAGCTCGAGCGGCTGCTGGACGGTATCGCCGACAAGCTCCTGGAGCCGGTCGCCGCGGTCTACTTGTACCAGGAGGACGAGCGGCTTGCCTACGCGGCGCTCACCGTGCTGCGCCGCGGCCTGGTCTCCCGGGAGTTCCTGACCGCCTGGTTCGGCCGCTTCGCGCGACCGCCCGGCCACGACTCCTGGCGGCCGGTCTACACCGACCCCGGGCTGGCCACCGCCCGGATGAACGCCACCAGCTTCCTCCGCAGCCTGTACTTCCAGCTCCTGCTCACCACCGAGCCGCCCGCCGGCCGCGCCGAGACCCTGGACGCCCTGGTCGCCACCCTGCGCCAGATGGACATCGGGTTCTACGACCTGACCTGACCACCCGCCTGAAGCGCGCGAGGCCGACGGCCGAACTTGGCCGCCGAAATGAATGCCCGCGCCGCAGGCGCCCCGAGCAGTTCCGGGCGGCGGACCTGCCGGGCGGATCAACCGGTCGTCCGCCGCCAGGCGGGCTCCGAGCAGTTCAGCCCGTGGCCCGCTCGATGCTCGCGCCGAGGGCGCGCAGGCGCTCGTCGACTCGCTCGTAACCCCGGTCGATCTCGCCGACGTTGCCGATGACCGACTCGCCCTCGGCGGCCAGGGCGGCGAGCAGCAGCGCCATGCCGGCCCGGATGTCGGGCGAGGCCAGGCGCTCCCCGTAGAGCCGGGTCGGCCCGTTCACCACGGCCCGGTGGGGGTCGCAGATGATGATGCGGGCGCCCATCCCCACCAGCTTGTCCACGAAGAACAGCCGGTTCTCGAACATCTTCTCGAAGATCAGCACGGTGCCCTTGGCCTGGGTGGCTACCGCGACCGCGATCGAGGTGAGGTCGGCCGGGAACGCGGGCCACGGCCCGTCGTCGATCTTCGGGATGGCCGCGCCCAGGTCGTCCTGCACGACCAGCCGCTGGTCGGGCGGCACCCGCAGCGTGGAGCCCTCCAGCTCCCAGATCACCCCGAGGCGGGTGAAGCCGACCGCGACCGGGCGCATGTCGTCCTCGATCACGCCCTCGATCACGAGCTCGCCGCCGGTGGCGGCGGCGATCCCGATGAAGCTGGCCACCTCGATGTGGTCGGGCCCGATGGTGTACTCGCCGCCGGAGAGCCCCTCGACGCCGGTGACCGTGAGCCGGTTCGAGCCAACCCCCTCGATCCTGGCCCCGAGCGCGCCGAGGAACCGGCACAGGTCCTGTACGTGGGGCTCGCAGGCGGCGTTGCCGATGATCGTCTCGCCCTCGGCGAGCACGGCCGCGGTCACGGCGTTCTCGGTGGCCGTCACCGACGCCTCGTCCAGGAACATCGGCTTGCCGGTGAGCCGGTCGGCCGACAGCTCGAGCACCCCGTCGAACTCGACCGTGGCCCCGAGCGAGCGGAACGCGAGCAGGTGGGTGTCGAGCCGGCGGCGACCGATCACGTCGCCCCCGGGCGGGGGCAGGGTGCAGCGGCCGGTCCGGGCCAGCAGGGGAGCGGCCAGCAGCACCGAGGCCCGGATGCGGGCGCACAGGGCCGGGTCGAGGCTCACCTGCCGGACGCCGCGTGGGTCGATCCGCACGTCGTTGGGGCCGACGTCGGCGACCTGGGCTCCGGTCATGGCGGTGAGCTGGAGCATGGCGTCCACGTCACGGATGCGGGGCACGTTGTGGAGCACGACCGGGCCGTCGGCCAGCAGGGACGCCGCGATGATGGGCAGCGCGCCGTTCTTGTTGCCGGTCGGGCGCACGGTGCCGCTGAGCGGCAACCCGCCCTTGATGACGAAGCTCTCCATCGTTCTCCCACTCGGCTGTCCTGGCACGGCCGCATACTCTACCGTGCCCTGGCAAGGTTGTCGGGCGGCGGGTGCCGCCCGCGTCTCGCACGGGTTGCAGTTGGGTGAAGCAGGCGCCCCGGCGTGGCCGGGCGGCTGTCACGGGGGCCGCCTACACTGGTCGCCATGCCTGACCATCACCCCCCGGAGTCCCCACCGATGCCCGAGTTCAAGCTCGTCAGCGACATGCCCGCCGCCGGCGACCAGCCGGCGGCCATCGAGGCGCTGGTCGACGGGCTGCACGACGGCGAGCCGGCGCTCACCCTGCTCGGGGTCACCGG
Encoded here:
- a CDS encoding DUF2785 domain-containing protein → MEAVDRGVLRFLVSADNALPQGQWVAELTPELLSWLGSVDHELRDEFAYPILATWIERGEYAPDELRAMARRMVGNLEVGLGEDGTDSVFLRTFSTLILMELVAYDNAHPFLDEDEVLELLDSGLSYLRRERDLRGYVQGPGWAHAVAHTADLLMMLARSRHADARELERLLDGIADKLLEPVAAVYLYQEDERLAYAALTVLRRGLVSREFLTAWFGRFARPPGHDSWRPVYTDPGLATARMNATSFLRSLYFQLLLTTEPPAGRAETLDALVATLRQMDIGFYDLT
- the murA gene encoding UDP-N-acetylglucosamine 1-carboxyvinyltransferase, with the translated sequence MESFVIKGGLPLSGTVRPTGNKNGALPIIAASLLADGPVVLHNVPRIRDVDAMLQLTAMTGAQVADVGPNDVRIDPRGVRQVSLDPALCARIRASVLLAAPLLARTGRCTLPPPGGDVIGRRRLDTHLLAFRSLGATVEFDGVLELSADRLTGKPMFLDEASVTATENAVTAAVLAEGETIIGNAACEPHVQDLCRFLGALGARIEGVGSNRLTVTGVEGLSGGEYTIGPDHIEVASFIGIAAATGGELVIEGVIEDDMRPVAVGFTRLGVIWELEGSTLRVPPDQRLVVQDDLGAAIPKIDDGPWPAFPADLTSIAVAVATQAKGTVLIFEKMFENRLFFVDKLVGMGARIIICDPHRAVVNGPTRLYGERLASPDIRAGMALLLAALAAEGESVIGNVGEIDRGYERVDERLRALGASIERATG